Proteins from a single region of Xenopus laevis strain J_2021 chromosome 9_10S, Xenopus_laevis_v10.1, whole genome shotgun sequence:
- the tnrc6c.S gene encoding trinucleotide repeat-containing gene 6C protein isoform X7, producing the protein MATSAQGNFTGHTKKTNGNNGANGALIQSTSNQSALGAGGANGNGNLARVWGVAPGSSSGIVHCPVSGGDGKVDSMIGESRSHNCWGASNPNTGINLSPNANPAAWPVLGHEGTLGGGSPSSISSPVGAIGQNMGNQNGNSTGTVGAWRNLQLQESTEPQTSNSQNVSFSLQTQNLNTDGPNNTNHINSSPNLINAMQTNGLPNWGMAAGMGGIIPSHLQGLPDANGSVSQVNRTGGDRTGSSMLGLSQCGPSAGSCNLGFSQEGGDVISSALSSKQNGCAVQKDGSGVSAWDPGSPTSPGVLAWGRGRGNVGSMLLGPWSHTGHSTSNGVNGEWSKVSNQHSSNDINGKVSTGWDSPSVNMQNTVTLQESEQMNARAKTALSGTNANDRCNSAGNQNEGNGGDGPQGDNEMADHEHMQLPRQDLDPRVLSNTGWGQVPVKQNIAWEFEEFQRPDKKNVGKETWVGSNTQPSNSGGKSEGSIMNITNTSSVSCWMNTQPVSAPVNASWGDKTPNCPRGWGEHTSSTVVNAAAKSGHAWSASTNQEDKSPTWSEPHKSKPQGWTDGQKSNVSWTSTSGEWTDGPPVPPHMTDGKKNGTGWDSDSKPGSGWNENSRPGTSGWGNGTSTKNNSGTSWGEPLKAPPQNWANKPQDNNVTVWGGAASVKQNGSVWVGGPVPATPPAKQKDAGADPTGWVEPSPPSIRRKIEIDDGTSAWGDPSNSKCKTVNLWDKNNPVSQSVPAANTNSTATPTTPPNTNLVEPPPNHQPSARQNRSPLHGPGWGDLPPVNSKTEASWGEPPSPSAAVDNGTSAWGKPSNSTSGWGDGSVESPGTYGRTCAAAAPPLLCKPAPKSMQDGWGSNGEEAGLASQWEEDDGDMWNNAASQDSNSPCNSWGNGPKKGLSKVIKTPSKSDEVWIMSRLTKQLTDMGFPKDPAEEALKSNNMNLDQAMSALLEKKVEMDKRGLVLADYNVMISKHLSCRQPPISKESSMDRPTFLDKLTISLSNQDGGLAEEPISSPFLPSPSLKLPHPNSALPNQALGAMTAGLSMHNLNSTRQMQSGNLSMFGNSGATQARSMQQQQQPPVQPLNSSQPSLRAQVPQFLSPQVQAQLLQFAAKNIGLNPALLTSPINPQHMTMLNQLYQLQLAYQRLQLQQQMLQAQRNVSGPMRQQEQQVARTINNMQQQIQQHQRQLAQALLIKQQQPPPPHAPLHPPAGKSTLDIFSSHNPAPGLSDLHTKEQQSSPSTFPPYPLVAGMNPGMNVNNLDMAGSLSVKDSSQSQSRLPQWTHPNAMDSLTNAASPLDPTPGKPGALPGGLNIGPPGKSSLDDSYSRYDLLSNSDSPTSPPVPVSDSWSRAKSENEKISNGSSINWPPEFHPGVPWKGLQNIDPENDPDVTPGSVPTGPTINTTIQDVNRYLLKSGGKLSDIKSTWSSSPISHTQASLSRELWKVPRNTTAPSRPPPGLTNAKPSSAWGSNQLGWTSSYSSGSTWSTDSSGRTSSWLVLRNLTPQIDGCTLRTLCLQHGPLITFHLNLTQGNAVVRYSSKEEAAKAQKSLHMCVLGNTTILAEFAGEEEVNRFLAQGQQPPPTSSWQSNTGNSQPRLGSGGGSHTLVRSDAGHWNPLCLGSKGNNDLLWGGVPQYSSSLWGPTGTEDARIIRSPTPLNTLLPGDLLSGESI; encoded by the exons ATGGCTACTAGTGCCCAAGGCAACTTCACTGGAcatacaaagaaaacaaatggcAATAATGGCGCCAATGGAGCACTCATCCAAAGCACTTCTAACCAGAGTGCCCTTGGAGCTGGTGGGGCAAACGGTAATGGGAACTTAGCCAGAGTTTGGGGTGTAGCTCCAGGCTCCAGCTCTGGCATTGTGCACTGCCCTGTCAGTGGTGGGGATGGCAAGGTGGACAGCATGATTGGGGAGAGCAGAAGTCATAACTGCTGGGGAGCTTCCAATCCAAATACTGGCATCAATCTTAGCCCTAATGCCAACCCAGCTGCCTGGCCTGTACTTGGACATGAAGGGACATTGGGAGGTGGGAGTCCTTCCAGCATTTCAAGTCCCGTTGGTGCCATTGGACAGAATATGGGCAACCAGAATGGAAATTCAACAGGTACCGTAGGTGCTTGGAGGAACCTGCAGTTACAAGAGAGCACAGAACCACAAACATCCAATTCTCAGAATGTGTCTTTCAGCTTACAAACTCAGAACCTTAACACTGATGGACCAAATAACACTAACCACATAAATTCTTCACCAAACCTTATTAATGCAATGCAGACAAATGGACTGCCGAACTGGGGGATGGCTGCTGGAATGGGGGGCATCATCCCATCCCACCTGCAAGGCCTTCCTGATGCTAATGGTTCAGTTTCTCAAGTCAACAGGACCGGAGGTGACCGCACAGGCAGCTCCATGTTGGGGTTATCACAGTGCGGCCCTTCTGCAGGAAGCTGCAATTTAGGCTTTAGTCAGGAGGGAGGAGATGTCATAAGCTCAGCATTAAGCTCTAAACAAAATGGCTGTGCTGTTCAGAAAGATGGCAGTGGAGTTAGTGCATGGGATCCGGGATCACCTACTAGCCCTGGAGTGCTGGCTTGGGGAAGAGGTAGAGGAAATGTAGGAAGCATGCTTCTTGGACCATGGAGTCATACTGGACATAGCACAAGTAATGGTGTAAATGGTGAGTGGAGTAAGGTCTCAAACCAGCATTCCAGCAATGACATCAATGGAAAAGTGTCAACAGGGTGGGATAGCCCAAGTGTTAACATGCAGAACACTGTTACTCTGCAGGAAAGTGAGCAAATGAATGCTAGGGCCAAAACTGCTTTATCTGGCACCAATGCTAATGACCGATGCAACAGTGCTGGAAATCAAAATGAAGGAAATGGAGGAGATGGTCCACAGGGAGATAATGAAATGGCAGATCATGAGCATATGCAGTTGCCAAGACAAGATCTTGACCCTCGAGTCCTTTCCAATACTGGCTGGGGACAAGTTCCAGTGAAACAAAATATTGCATGGGAATTTGAAGAATTTCAGCGTCCCGATAAGAAAAATGTTGGAAAGGAGACCTGGGTGGGTTCAAATACTCAGCCTTCAAACTCAGGGGGAAAGAGTGAAGGGTCCATCATGAACATTACCAATACCTCTTCAGTATCGTGTTGGATGAACACCCAACCTGTATCTGCTCCTGTAaatgcaagttggggtgataaaACACCAAATTGTCCCAGGGGGTGGGGGGAACACACAAGCTCTACTGTTGTCAATGCTGCTGCCAAAAGTGGTCACGCTTGGAGCGCGTCCACTAATCAGGAGGACAAATCGCCCACCTGGAGTGAGCCTCATAAGTCCAAACCCCAAGGATGGACTGATGGGCAAAAATCAAATGTGAGCTGGACTTCTACAAGTGGAGAATGGACTGATGGGCCACCTGTTCCACCACATATGACAGATGGAAAGAAAAACGGGACAGGGTGGGACTCTGACAGTAAGCCTGGATCTGGGTGGAATGAGAATTCACGGCCTGGGACCAGTGGATGGGGAAATGGCACAAGCACCAAGAATAATTCAGGAACAAGCTGGGGGGAGCCGCTAAAAGCTCCTCCGCAAAACTGGGCCAATAAACCCCAAGATAACAATGTAACTGTGTGGGGAGGAGCAGCATCTGTAAAGCAGAATGGATCTGTATGGGTTGGTGGACCAGTGCCAGCAACACCACCAGCCAAACAAAAGGATGCTGGAGCTGATCCCACAGGCTGGGTAGAGCCCTCTCCACCATCTATACGCCGTAAAATAGAAATAGATGATGGTACCTCAGCTTGGGGTGACCCAAGCAATTCTAAATGTAAAACTGTAAACCTGTGGGATAAGAATAATCCTGTATCTCAGTCTGTCCCTGCAGCAAACACCAACTCCACCGCCACTCCCACCACCCCCCCAAATACCAATTTGGTCGAACCTCCACCAAATCATCAGCCAAGTGCCCGGCAGAACCGATCCCCACTGCACGGTCCAG GCTGGGGAGATTTGCCTCCTGTTAACTCAAAGACTGAAGCCTCCTGGGGAGAGCCCCCATCCCCGTCTGCTGCTGTTGACAATGGCACTTCGGCATGGGGGAAGCCCTCCAACAGCACTTCAGGGTGGGGGGATGGCTCTGTGGAATCTCCTGGAACATATGGAAGGACATgtgctgctgctgccccccccttgCTGTGCAAACCAG CTCCCAAATCTATGCAAGATGGCTGGGGTAGTAATGGAGAGGAGGCTGGCCTCGCTAGCCAGTGGGAAGAAGATGACGGAGACATGTGGAATAATGCTGCTTCTCAAGACAGTAATTCTCCCTGCAACTCCTGGGGCAATGGCCCCAAAAAAGGACTTTCAAAG GTCATAAAGACTCCAAGCAAGTCCGACGAGGTCTGGATCATGTCCCGACTGACTAAACAGCTCACTGATATGGGCTTCCCG AAAGATCCTGCTGAAGAGGCCTTGAAAAGTAACAATATGAATCTTGACCAGGCCATGA GTGCTCTCCTGGAAAAGAAGGTGGAAATGGACAAACGTGGATTAGTATTGGCAGACTATAATGTGATGATCTCCAAGCACCTGAGCTGCCGCCAGCCACCAATCTCCAAAGAGTCTTCCATGGACCGCCCCACTTTCCTTGACAAG CTGACCATCTCCCTTTCCAATCAGGATGGCGGCCTAGCGGAAGAGCCCATTTCTTCACCATTTTTGCCTTCACCAAGCCTGAAACTCCCCCATCCAAACAGTGCACTCCCTAATCAGGCCCTGGGTGCCATGACAGCAGGGCTTAGCATGCATAACTTGAATTCCACTAGACAG ATGCAGAGTGGCAATCTGAGTATGTTTGGCAAtagtggagcaacacaagccagGTCcatgcagcagcaacagcagccaCCAGTGCAACCTCTCAACTCATCCCAGCCTAGTCTTCGTGCTCAAGTGCCTCAGTTCTTATCCCCTCAG GTTCAAGCACAGCTTTTGCAGTTTGCAGCAAAAAACATTGGTCTCAACCCTGCACTATTAACTTCgccaattaatcctcagcatatGACCATGTTGAACCAGCTCTATCAGCTGCAGCTG GCGTATCAGCGTTTACAACTCCAGCAGCAGATGTTACAGGCTCAGCGCAATGTTTCCGGACCCATGAGACAACAGGAGCAGCAA GTGGCGCGCACAATCAATAACATGCAGCAGCAGATACAACAGCATCAACGGCAACTGGCCCAGGCACTGCTTATAAAGCAGCAGCAGCCTCCCCCTCCACATGCTCCTTTGCACCCACCAGCAGGCAAGTCTACGCTGGACATTTTCTCATCCCATAACCCGgcccccggcctgtctgaccttcaCACCAAAGAGCAGCAGTCTTCACCCAGCACCTTCCCCCCATACCCACTTG TGGCTGGAATGAACCCGGGCATGAATGTAAACAACTTGGACATGGCAGGCAGCTTGTCTGTGAAGGATTCATCTCAGTCCCAGTCTCGCCTGCCACAATGGACTCACCCCAATGCCATGGACAGCCTGACAAATGCTGCTTCTCCCCTTGACCCCACCCCTGGCAAGCCTG GTGCCCTTCCTGGTGGTCTGAACATTGGTCCTCCTGGAAAGTCCTCTCTAGATGACTCCTACAGTCGGTACGATCTCCTTTCTAACAGTGATTCACCAACTAGCCCTCCTGTACCCGTTTCTGACAGTTGGTCACGTGCCAAATCTGAGAATGAAAAAATCTCCAATGGATCCAGCATCAACTGGCCTCCTG AATTTCATCCTGGAGTACCCTGGAAAGGACTGCAGAATATCGACCCAGAAAATGATCCTGATGTGACTCCTGGGAGCGTTCCTACAGGCCCTACCATCAACACCACCATCCAGGATGTCAATCGCTATCTGCTCAAGAGTGGAG GTAAACTGTCTGATATCAAGTCCACGTGGTCATCCAGCCCCATATCCCACACTCAAGCGTCGCTGTCTCGTGAGCTTTGGAAAGTACCAAGAAACACTACAGCCCCATCCAGACCTCCTCCCGGACTGACAAATGCCAAACCCTCCTCTGCCTGGGGTTCAAACCAACTGGGCTGGACAAGCTCCTATTCCTCTG GTTCCACTTGGAGTACTGACAGCTCAGGAAGAACCAGCAGCTGGCTGGTCTTACGCAACTTAACCCCACAG ATTGATGGCTGTACCCTTAGGACACTGTGTCTGCAGCACGGCCCTCTGATAACATTCCATCTGAACCTCACTCAAGGCAATGCTGTGGTCAGATACAGCTCCAAGGAAGAAGCCGCCAAAGCTCAGAAGTCACTTCATAT GTGTGTTCTGGGTAACACTACTATC
- the tnrc6c.S gene encoding trinucleotide repeat-containing gene 6C protein isoform X6 has translation MRVTQPSRCTHTAHNVAFCTTHVRHLSSDLSHSSLGDHYENSHWGLQPALRGETSCSWDKVIIDRTDKEAWPSITGTESEPASECTTDTDSASNCGSEKSSMATSAQGNFTGHTKKTNGNNGANGALIQSTSNQSALGAGGANGNGNLARVWGVAPGSSSGIVHCPVSGGDGKVDSMIGESRSHNCWGASNPNTGINLSPNANPAAWPVLGHEGTLGGGSPSSISSPVGAIGQNMGNQNGNSTGTVGAWRNLQLQESTEPQTSNSQNVSFSLQTQNLNTDGPNNTNHINSSPNLINAMQTNGLPNWGMAAGMGGIIPSHLQGLPDANGSVSQVNRTGGDRTGSSMLGLSQCGPSAGSCNLGFSQEGGDVISSALSSKQNGCAVQKDGSGVSAWDPGSPTSPGVLAWGRGRGNVGSMLLGPWSHTGHSTSNGVNGEWSKVSNQHSSNDINGKVSTGWDSPSVNMQNTVTLQESEQMNARAKTALSGTNANDRCNSAGNQNEGNGGDGPQGDNEMADHEHMQLPRQDLDPRVLSNTGWGQVPVKQNIAWEFEEFQRPDKKNVGKETWVGSNTQPSNSGGKSEGSIMNITNTSSVSCWMNTQPVSAPVNASWGDKTPNCPRGWGEHTSSTVVNAAAKSGHAWSASTNQEDKSPTWSEPHKSKPQGWTDGQKSNVSWTSTSGEWTDGPPVPPHMTDGKKNGTGWDSDSKPGSGWNENSRPGTSGWGNGTSTKNNSGTSWGEPLKAPPQNWANKPQDNNVTVWGGAASVKQNGSVWVGGPVPATPPAKQKDAGADPTGWVEPSPPSIRRKIEIDDGTSAWGDPSNSKCKTVNLWDKNNPVSQSVPAANTNSTATPTTPPNTNLVEPPPNHQPSARQNRSPLHGPGWGDLPPVNSKTEASWGEPPSPSAAVDNGTSAWGKPSNSTSGWGDGSVESPGTYGRTCAAAAPPLLCKPAPKSMQDGWGSNGEEAGLASQWEEDDGDMWNNAASQDSNSPCNSWGNGPKKGLSKVIKTPSKSDEVWIMSRLTKQLTDMGFPKDPAEEALKSNNMNLDQAMSALLEKKVEMDKRGLVLADYNVMISKHLSCRQPPISKESSMDRPTFLDKLTISLSNQDGGLAEEPISSPFLPSPSLKLPHPNSALPNQALGAMTAGLSMHNLNSTRQMQSGNLSMFGNSGATQARSMQQQQQPPVQPLNSSQPSLRAQVPQFLSPQVQAQLLQFAAKNIGLNPALLTSPINPQHMTMLNQLYQLQLAYQRLQLQQQMLQAQRNVSGPMRQQEQQVARTINNMQQQIQQHQRQLAQALLIKQQQPPPPHAPLHPPAGKSTLDIFSSHNPAPGLSDLHTKEQQSSPSTFPPYPLVAGMNPGMNVNNLDMAGSLSVKDSSQSQSRLPQWTHPNAMDSLTNAASPLDPTPGKPGALPGGLNIGPPGKSSLDDSYSRYDLLSNSDSPTSPPVPVSDSWSRAKSENEKISNGSSINWPPEFHPGVPWKGLQNIDPENDPDVTPGSVPTGPTINTTIQDVNRYLLKSGGKLSDIKSTWSSSPISHTQASLSRELWKVPRNTTAPSRPPPGLTNAKPSSAWGSNQLGWTSSYSSGSTWSTDSSGRTSSWLVLRNLTPQIDGCTLRTLCLQHGPLITFHLNLTQGNAVVRYSSKEEAAKAQKSLHMCVLGNTTILAEFAGEEEVNRFLAQGQQPPPTSSWQSNTGNSQPRLGSGGGSHTLVRSDAGHWNPLCLGSKGNNDLLWGGVPQYSSSLWGPTGTEDARIIRSPTPLNTLLPGDLLSGESI, from the exons ATGAGGGTTACACAGCCGAGCCGGTGCACACACACTGCACACAATGTCGCCTTCTGTACGACTCATGTGCGTCACCTTTCCTCAG atCTCAGTCACAGTAGTTTGGGAGACCATTATGAAAATTCCCACTGGGGGCTGCAGCCTGCTCTCCGAGGTGAAACCAGTTGTAGCTGGGATAAAGTGATAATAGACAGGACTGACAAGGAAGCATGGCCTTCCATTACAGGAACTGAGAGTGAACCTGCCTCAGAATGTACTACCGACACTGACTCTGCCTCCAACTGTGGCTCAGAGAAAAGTAGCATGGCTACTAGTGCCCAAGGCAACTTCACTGGAcatacaaagaaaacaaatggcAATAATGGCGCCAATGGAGCACTCATCCAAAGCACTTCTAACCAGAGTGCCCTTGGAGCTGGTGGGGCAAACGGTAATGGGAACTTAGCCAGAGTTTGGGGTGTAGCTCCAGGCTCCAGCTCTGGCATTGTGCACTGCCCTGTCAGTGGTGGGGATGGCAAGGTGGACAGCATGATTGGGGAGAGCAGAAGTCATAACTGCTGGGGAGCTTCCAATCCAAATACTGGCATCAATCTTAGCCCTAATGCCAACCCAGCTGCCTGGCCTGTACTTGGACATGAAGGGACATTGGGAGGTGGGAGTCCTTCCAGCATTTCAAGTCCCGTTGGTGCCATTGGACAGAATATGGGCAACCAGAATGGAAATTCAACAGGTACCGTAGGTGCTTGGAGGAACCTGCAGTTACAAGAGAGCACAGAACCACAAACATCCAATTCTCAGAATGTGTCTTTCAGCTTACAAACTCAGAACCTTAACACTGATGGACCAAATAACACTAACCACATAAATTCTTCACCAAACCTTATTAATGCAATGCAGACAAATGGACTGCCGAACTGGGGGATGGCTGCTGGAATGGGGGGCATCATCCCATCCCACCTGCAAGGCCTTCCTGATGCTAATGGTTCAGTTTCTCAAGTCAACAGGACCGGAGGTGACCGCACAGGCAGCTCCATGTTGGGGTTATCACAGTGCGGCCCTTCTGCAGGAAGCTGCAATTTAGGCTTTAGTCAGGAGGGAGGAGATGTCATAAGCTCAGCATTAAGCTCTAAACAAAATGGCTGTGCTGTTCAGAAAGATGGCAGTGGAGTTAGTGCATGGGATCCGGGATCACCTACTAGCCCTGGAGTGCTGGCTTGGGGAAGAGGTAGAGGAAATGTAGGAAGCATGCTTCTTGGACCATGGAGTCATACTGGACATAGCACAAGTAATGGTGTAAATGGTGAGTGGAGTAAGGTCTCAAACCAGCATTCCAGCAATGACATCAATGGAAAAGTGTCAACAGGGTGGGATAGCCCAAGTGTTAACATGCAGAACACTGTTACTCTGCAGGAAAGTGAGCAAATGAATGCTAGGGCCAAAACTGCTTTATCTGGCACCAATGCTAATGACCGATGCAACAGTGCTGGAAATCAAAATGAAGGAAATGGAGGAGATGGTCCACAGGGAGATAATGAAATGGCAGATCATGAGCATATGCAGTTGCCAAGACAAGATCTTGACCCTCGAGTCCTTTCCAATACTGGCTGGGGACAAGTTCCAGTGAAACAAAATATTGCATGGGAATTTGAAGAATTTCAGCGTCCCGATAAGAAAAATGTTGGAAAGGAGACCTGGGTGGGTTCAAATACTCAGCCTTCAAACTCAGGGGGAAAGAGTGAAGGGTCCATCATGAACATTACCAATACCTCTTCAGTATCGTGTTGGATGAACACCCAACCTGTATCTGCTCCTGTAaatgcaagttggggtgataaaACACCAAATTGTCCCAGGGGGTGGGGGGAACACACAAGCTCTACTGTTGTCAATGCTGCTGCCAAAAGTGGTCACGCTTGGAGCGCGTCCACTAATCAGGAGGACAAATCGCCCACCTGGAGTGAGCCTCATAAGTCCAAACCCCAAGGATGGACTGATGGGCAAAAATCAAATGTGAGCTGGACTTCTACAAGTGGAGAATGGACTGATGGGCCACCTGTTCCACCACATATGACAGATGGAAAGAAAAACGGGACAGGGTGGGACTCTGACAGTAAGCCTGGATCTGGGTGGAATGAGAATTCACGGCCTGGGACCAGTGGATGGGGAAATGGCACAAGCACCAAGAATAATTCAGGAACAAGCTGGGGGGAGCCGCTAAAAGCTCCTCCGCAAAACTGGGCCAATAAACCCCAAGATAACAATGTAACTGTGTGGGGAGGAGCAGCATCTGTAAAGCAGAATGGATCTGTATGGGTTGGTGGACCAGTGCCAGCAACACCACCAGCCAAACAAAAGGATGCTGGAGCTGATCCCACAGGCTGGGTAGAGCCCTCTCCACCATCTATACGCCGTAAAATAGAAATAGATGATGGTACCTCAGCTTGGGGTGACCCAAGCAATTCTAAATGTAAAACTGTAAACCTGTGGGATAAGAATAATCCTGTATCTCAGTCTGTCCCTGCAGCAAACACCAACTCCACCGCCACTCCCACCACCCCCCCAAATACCAATTTGGTCGAACCTCCACCAAATCATCAGCCAAGTGCCCGGCAGAACCGATCCCCACTGCACGGTCCAG GCTGGGGAGATTTGCCTCCTGTTAACTCAAAGACTGAAGCCTCCTGGGGAGAGCCCCCATCCCCGTCTGCTGCTGTTGACAATGGCACTTCGGCATGGGGGAAGCCCTCCAACAGCACTTCAGGGTGGGGGGATGGCTCTGTGGAATCTCCTGGAACATATGGAAGGACATgtgctgctgctgccccccccttgCTGTGCAAACCAG CTCCCAAATCTATGCAAGATGGCTGGGGTAGTAATGGAGAGGAGGCTGGCCTCGCTAGCCAGTGGGAAGAAGATGACGGAGACATGTGGAATAATGCTGCTTCTCAAGACAGTAATTCTCCCTGCAACTCCTGGGGCAATGGCCCCAAAAAAGGACTTTCAAAG GTCATAAAGACTCCAAGCAAGTCCGACGAGGTCTGGATCATGTCCCGACTGACTAAACAGCTCACTGATATGGGCTTCCCG AAAGATCCTGCTGAAGAGGCCTTGAAAAGTAACAATATGAATCTTGACCAGGCCATGA GTGCTCTCCTGGAAAAGAAGGTGGAAATGGACAAACGTGGATTAGTATTGGCAGACTATAATGTGATGATCTCCAAGCACCTGAGCTGCCGCCAGCCACCAATCTCCAAAGAGTCTTCCATGGACCGCCCCACTTTCCTTGACAAG CTGACCATCTCCCTTTCCAATCAGGATGGCGGCCTAGCGGAAGAGCCCATTTCTTCACCATTTTTGCCTTCACCAAGCCTGAAACTCCCCCATCCAAACAGTGCACTCCCTAATCAGGCCCTGGGTGCCATGACAGCAGGGCTTAGCATGCATAACTTGAATTCCACTAGACAG ATGCAGAGTGGCAATCTGAGTATGTTTGGCAAtagtggagcaacacaagccagGTCcatgcagcagcaacagcagccaCCAGTGCAACCTCTCAACTCATCCCAGCCTAGTCTTCGTGCTCAAGTGCCTCAGTTCTTATCCCCTCAG GTTCAAGCACAGCTTTTGCAGTTTGCAGCAAAAAACATTGGTCTCAACCCTGCACTATTAACTTCgccaattaatcctcagcatatGACCATGTTGAACCAGCTCTATCAGCTGCAGCTG GCGTATCAGCGTTTACAACTCCAGCAGCAGATGTTACAGGCTCAGCGCAATGTTTCCGGACCCATGAGACAACAGGAGCAGCAA GTGGCGCGCACAATCAATAACATGCAGCAGCAGATACAACAGCATCAACGGCAACTGGCCCAGGCACTGCTTATAAAGCAGCAGCAGCCTCCCCCTCCACATGCTCCTTTGCACCCACCAGCAGGCAAGTCTACGCTGGACATTTTCTCATCCCATAACCCGgcccccggcctgtctgaccttcaCACCAAAGAGCAGCAGTCTTCACCCAGCACCTTCCCCCCATACCCACTTG TGGCTGGAATGAACCCGGGCATGAATGTAAACAACTTGGACATGGCAGGCAGCTTGTCTGTGAAGGATTCATCTCAGTCCCAGTCTCGCCTGCCACAATGGACTCACCCCAATGCCATGGACAGCCTGACAAATGCTGCTTCTCCCCTTGACCCCACCCCTGGCAAGCCTG GTGCCCTTCCTGGTGGTCTGAACATTGGTCCTCCTGGAAAGTCCTCTCTAGATGACTCCTACAGTCGGTACGATCTCCTTTCTAACAGTGATTCACCAACTAGCCCTCCTGTACCCGTTTCTGACAGTTGGTCACGTGCCAAATCTGAGAATGAAAAAATCTCCAATGGATCCAGCATCAACTGGCCTCCTG AATTTCATCCTGGAGTACCCTGGAAAGGACTGCAGAATATCGACCCAGAAAATGATCCTGATGTGACTCCTGGGAGCGTTCCTACAGGCCCTACCATCAACACCACCATCCAGGATGTCAATCGCTATCTGCTCAAGAGTGGAG GTAAACTGTCTGATATCAAGTCCACGTGGTCATCCAGCCCCATATCCCACACTCAAGCGTCGCTGTCTCGTGAGCTTTGGAAAGTACCAAGAAACACTACAGCCCCATCCAGACCTCCTCCCGGACTGACAAATGCCAAACCCTCCTCTGCCTGGGGTTCAAACCAACTGGGCTGGACAAGCTCCTATTCCTCTG GTTCCACTTGGAGTACTGACAGCTCAGGAAGAACCAGCAGCTGGCTGGTCTTACGCAACTTAACCCCACAG ATTGATGGCTGTACCCTTAGGACACTGTGTCTGCAGCACGGCCCTCTGATAACATTCCATCTGAACCTCACTCAAGGCAATGCTGTGGTCAGATACAGCTCCAAGGAAGAAGCCGCCAAAGCTCAGAAGTCACTTCATAT GTGTGTTCTGGGTAACACTACTATC